The Lactuca sativa cultivar Salinas chromosome 2, Lsat_Salinas_v11, whole genome shotgun sequence genome includes a window with the following:
- the LOC111909263 gene encoding GTPase LSG1-1, whose protein sequence is MGKSDKSALGRALVKHHNHMIQESKEKGQVYYKQHKKVLESITDVNDIDAVIQQADEAVRLFSADNPTAVNTLIDLESSSSTSEILTTEQRRELQLKEEALHASSLSVPRRPAWNAKMSVEELDANERRAFLVWRRSLARLEENDSLVLTPFEKNLDIWRQLWRVVERSDLLVMVVDARDPLFYRCPDLEAYAREIDEHKRTLLLINKADLLPNPVRQKWAEYMKLHDILYVFWSAKVATAELEGKKAPVPVSSSDTDTKLYSRDELLSRLQSEAEEIVEMRTGTTEHVTVGFVGYPNVGKSSTINALVGAKRTGVTSTPGKTKHFQTLIITEKLTLCDCPGLVFPSFTSSRYEMIASGVLPIHRMTEHREAVQVVADRVPRHVIQAVYNITLPKPKPYEPENRPPLAAELLRSYCASRGYVASSGLPDETKAARQILKDYIDGKLPHYQLPPGEKEEEEENVEKVDERSESGGGEGRLEEVMDDLENFDMTNGLLGSSKGVVPGERRKLLPPAASASASASHKHQHHKKPQRKKDRGWRVKDDGTDGTPVVRVYQKPVNAGPGPGPVVTT, encoded by the exons ATGGGGAAAAGCGATAAATCGGCTTTGGGAAGAGCCCTAGTCAAGCATCACAACCATATGATCCAAGAATCCAAGGAAAAGGGTCAGGTTTATTACAAACAACACAAGAAGGTTCTTGAATCCATCACCGACGTCAACGATATCGACGCTGTAATCCAACAAGCCGATGAAGCCGTGCGTCTCTTCTCCGCCGACAACCCCACCGCCGTGAATACCCTTATTGATTT AGAGTCAAGTTCTAGCACCAGTGAGATATTGACTACCGAGCAAAGGAGAGAGCTTCAATTAAAAGAGGAGGCATTGCATGCGAGCAGTCTTAGCGTTCCACGGAG gccAGCATGGAATGCCAAAATGTCTGTCGAAGAGCTTGATGCCAATGAAAGGCGTGCCTTTTTAGTTTGGCGGCGTAGCCTTGCAAG GCTTGAGGAAAATGATAGTCTTGTTCTTACACCATTTGAGAAGAATCTTGATATATGGAGACAACTTTGGAGGGTTGTTGAACGTAGTGATCTG CTTGTCATGGTTGTTGATGCGCGAGATCCACTGTTCTATCGTTGTCCTGACCTAGAg GCATATGCAAGAGAAATAGATGAGCATAAAAGGACGCTACTTCTCATCAACAAGGCCGATCTTTTACCAAATCCCGTGAG ACAAAAATGGGCTGAATACATGAAGCTCCATGACATTCTGTACGTGTTTTGGTCAGCCAAAGTTGCAACTGCGGAGTTAGAAGGGAAAAAAGCACCTGTTCCTGTTTCTTCTTCAGATACAGATACAAAACTATACTCGAGGGATGAGTTATTGTCCCGTTTACAGTCAGAGGCAGAGGAAATAGTGGAAATGAGGACGGGGACCACGGAACATGTAACAGTGGGATTTGTAGGTTACCCGAATGTAGGTAAAAGCTCAACAATCAACGCTTTGGTAGGGGCAAAACGGACCGGTGTAACTTCTACCCCCGGGAAAACCAAGCATTTTCAAACCTTAATAATCACTGAAAAACTTACGTTATGTGATTGCCCCGGGTTAGTGTTCCCGTCGTTTACAAGCTCGAGATACGAGATGATTGCATCCGGAGTTTTACCCATTCACCGGATGACGGAGCACCGGGAAGCGGTACAGGTGGTGGCTGATCGAGTTCCCAGACATGTCATCCAGGCTGTGTATAATATTACCCTCCCCAAACCTAAGCCCTACGAGCCCGAAAACCGCCCACCATTGGCCGCTGAGCTTTTGAGGTCATACTGTGCCTCTCGTGGCTATGTCGCTTCCAGTGGTTTACCCGATGAAACGAAAGCTGCTCGCCAGATTTTGAAGGATTATATTGACGGAAAACTACCCCATTATCAACTGCCGCCAggggagaaggaggaggaggaggagaatGTAGAGAAGGTGGATGAGAGATCGGAAAGTGGTGGTGGTGAAGGGAGGCTGGAAGAGGTTATGGATGATCTTGAGAACTTTGATATGACTAATGGGTTGTTGGGATCGAGTAAAGGGGTAGTACCTGGTGAAAGGAGGAAGCTGCTGCCTCCTGCCGCCTCTGCCTCTGCCTCTGCCTCTCATAAACATCAGCATCATAAAAAGCCTCAGAGAAAGAAGGATAGAGGGTGGAGAGTTAAGGATGATGGGACTGATGGGACGCCGGTTGTCAGGGTGTATCAGAAACCTGTCAACGCTGGACCTGGACCTGGACCTGTCGTGACTACTTAA
- the LOC111909261 gene encoding uncharacterized protein LOC111909261, producing the protein MVPVDLYILLHTTSFTFSLSPSLLLTGHFHRLRITSNTASLLQPHFFNTSLLLHSPPLSFVLYLSRRVGLPDCYPLISDRLIRIHQDKRQLTMSRPKFQR; encoded by the exons ATGGTTCCTGTGGATCTATACATCTTGCTTCATACAACTTCGTTCACATTTTCTCTAAGTCCCTCTCTCTTACTCACCGGTCACTTCCACCGTCTCCGCATCACTAGCAACACCGCTTCACTTCTCCAACCTCACTTCTTCAACACGAGCCTACTCCTGCATTCTCCTCCTCTCTCATTTGTCCTTTATCTTTCACGACGAGTTGGATTGCCAGATTGTTACCCTTTAATAAGCGACCGCCTGATACGGATTCACCAAG ATAAGAGACAGCTTACGATGTCAAGGCCTAAATTTCAAAG ataG